The Agrobacterium vitis genome has a segment encoding these proteins:
- the pmtA gene encoding phospholipid N-methyltransferase PmtA, whose amino-acid sequence MKLNLKQRLEKKFDEEIRFFKGMMQGPKLVGAIVPTSTITARRMASIITPESGLPVLELGPGTGVITKAILARGIKPEKLVSVEYSADFHRHLTETIPGVNFVHGDAFNLEKTLGPLSGLSFDCVISAMPLLNFPMQERIRLLEDLLDRMPHGRPFMQISYGPMSPIIAKGGSYFIQHFDFVVRNIPPAQLWIYRRR is encoded by the coding sequence ATGAAGCTCAACCTGAAGCAGCGGCTGGAAAAGAAGTTCGATGAGGAAATCCGTTTCTTCAAGGGCATGATGCAAGGGCCGAAGCTGGTAGGCGCCATCGTGCCGACCTCCACCATTACCGCCCGGCGCATGGCCAGCATCATTACGCCGGAAAGCGGACTGCCAGTGCTGGAACTGGGGCCTGGAACGGGCGTGATCACCAAGGCGATCCTGGCGCGCGGCATCAAGCCAGAGAAGCTGGTTTCGGTCGAATATTCCGCCGACTTCCACCGGCACCTGACCGAGACGATCCCGGGCGTGAATTTCGTCCATGGTGACGCCTTCAACCTGGAAAAGACGCTGGGCCCGCTGTCCGGCCTGTCGTTCGACTGCGTGATTTCCGCCATGCCACTTTTGAACTTCCCGATGCAGGAACGCATCCGGCTGCTGGAGGACTTGCTGGACCGGATGCCGCATGGACGACCCTTCATGCAGATTTCCTACGGGCCGATGTCGCCGATCATCGCCAAGGGCGGCAGCTATTTCATCCAGCATTTCGATTTCGTGGTCCGCAATATCCCGCCAGCCCAGCTGTGGATCTATCGCCGCCGCTGA
- the pyrF gene encoding orotidine-5'-phosphate decarboxylase — MDARNRLIVGLDVATVTEAEKLVSTLAEDVTFYKIGYQLAFAGGLEFARDLAQSGKKVFLDMKLLDIDNTVASAVENIVRMGMTMLTLHAYPKAMQAAVEAAQGSGLCLLGVTVLTSMDNQDLNDAGYQGDARSLVLKRAAQAKEKGMGGIVCSAQEAQAVRAILGSDMAIVTPGIRPAGSDAGDQKRVMTPADAIHAGSSHLVVGRPIVKADDPRAATQVILAEMQAAFT; from the coding sequence ATGGATGCGCGCAATCGTTTGATCGTGGGGCTTGACGTCGCCACCGTCACTGAGGCGGAAAAACTGGTCTCGACGCTGGCCGAAGACGTGACTTTCTACAAGATCGGCTATCAACTGGCTTTTGCAGGCGGGCTGGAATTTGCCCGAGACCTCGCCCAAAGCGGCAAGAAGGTCTTCCTGGATATGAAACTGCTCGATATCGACAATACCGTCGCCTCGGCGGTGGAGAATATCGTCAGGATGGGCATGACCATGCTGACGCTGCATGCCTATCCGAAAGCCATGCAAGCAGCCGTGGAAGCAGCCCAGGGATCGGGTCTCTGCCTGCTTGGCGTGACCGTCTTAACCTCGATGGATAACCAGGATCTCAATGATGCCGGTTATCAAGGCGATGCCCGGTCGCTGGTTTTGAAGCGGGCCGCCCAGGCAAAAGAAAAAGGCATGGGCGGTATCGTATGCTCGGCGCAGGAAGCCCAGGCTGTGCGCGCCATTCTCGGCTCCGACATGGCCATTGTCACGCCCGGCATCCGCCCCGCGGGCAGTGATGCCGGTGACCAGAAACGGGTGATGACGCCAGCAGACGCCATCCATGCTGGCTCCAGCCATCTGGTTGTCGGCCGCCCGATCGTCAAGGCAGACGATCCAAGAGCCGCAACCCAGGTCATTCTCGCCGAAATGCAGGCCGCTTTCACCTGA
- the rsmI gene encoding 16S rRNA (cytidine(1402)-2'-O)-methyltransferase, which translates to MSAVAEIVNTPDDGQKSFRLHDRPVTARPIEPALYLVATPIGNLSDITLRALEVLAGADVLACEDTRVTRVLLDRYGITTRPYAYHEYNAEEVGPKLIEALASGKSVALVSDAGTPLVSDPGYRLAKLAIEAGLRVVPLPGPSAPLAALVGSGLPNDAFLFAGFLPTKDKARRDRLAQWAATPATLIFFESPHRIGATLAAAAEVLGAERSACVCRELTKTFEEFRRGTLAELSDWYDDERQVKGEIVLVVGPPLPSGPPDAADVDRLLVQLAQTLPTAGAATEAARQTGLPRKDLYQRLLELKAG; encoded by the coding sequence ATGAGTGCCGTGGCAGAGATTGTGAACACGCCGGATGACGGGCAGAAAAGTTTCCGGCTGCATGATCGCCCGGTCACGGCCCGGCCAATCGAGCCGGCGCTCTATCTGGTGGCCACCCCGATCGGCAATCTCTCCGACATCACTTTGCGGGCTCTGGAAGTGCTGGCCGGAGCCGATGTTCTGGCCTGCGAAGATACCCGCGTCACCCGTGTGCTTCTGGACCGCTATGGCATCACCACCCGTCCCTATGCCTATCACGAATATAATGCCGAAGAGGTCGGACCGAAGCTGATCGAGGCGCTGGCCTCAGGTAAATCCGTGGCGCTGGTTTCCGATGCGGGGACGCCGTTGGTGTCCGATCCGGGGTATCGGCTGGCGAAGCTTGCCATCGAGGCGGGGCTGCGGGTCGTGCCATTGCCGGGGCCGTCGGCGCCGCTTGCCGCCCTGGTCGGCTCCGGCCTGCCCAATGATGCCTTCCTGTTTGCGGGTTTCCTACCCACCAAGGACAAGGCCCGCCGCGACCGGCTGGCGCAATGGGCGGCAACACCGGCAACGTTGATCTTCTTTGAATCGCCGCATCGGATTGGCGCGACCCTTGCCGCGGCAGCCGAGGTGTTGGGCGCGGAGCGCAGCGCCTGCGTCTGCCGTGAACTGACCAAGACATTCGAGGAATTCCGGCGCGGCACTCTGGCAGAATTATCCGACTGGTATGATGACGAGCGCCAGGTCAAGGGCGAGATCGTGCTGGTGGTCGGGCCGCCGCTGCCCTCCGGTCCCCCGGATGCCGCCGATGTGGACCGGTTGCTGGTACAGCTCGCGCAAACCCTGCCGACGGCGGGGGCGGCTACTGAGGCCGCCCGCCAGACCGGCCTGCCGCGCAAGGATCTCTACCAACGCCTGCTGGAGTTGAAAGCCGGGTGA
- a CDS encoding extracellular solute-binding protein, whose protein sequence is MFKKLSMAALAVTVSTTSSFAATNISWWHGMGGRNGEVINELSQKFNAAQGECVLTPVSKGSYEEALAAGIAAFRSHDQPNILQVFDAGSATIINAKGATIPAEDLLLKAGYKFDRSAFIEGVRYFYADKTGKFVGMPFNSSAPILYINTEALKKAGVEAPKTWEEFEAIAPKLKAAGYIPLVQSQLTWEFTENFFSRNNIQFASNNNGYDGLAGTTINVTDPNHVMMYDKLKAWKDEGYFAYYGAGWNDNQKPFEEGKVALWVGSSGSFGGLQKTASMPFSATFLPYWGSIKGAGVHSFIGGAALYAMSGKTEAENKCTAAFFNFLTQPDIQKFYHQATGYVAITTAAYELAKKEGYYEKAPVAEVGIKQLQLPGGEWDKGYRLGFYPQIRSVMEREYNKIFSGETTPKAAMETIKKEADEILARFAKTAG, encoded by the coding sequence ATGTTCAAAAAGCTTTCGATGGCGGCGCTGGCCGTGACCGTATCGACCACATCATCATTTGCCGCAACCAACATCAGCTGGTGGCACGGCATGGGTGGCCGCAACGGCGAAGTCATCAATGAATTGTCGCAGAAGTTCAACGCTGCCCAAGGCGAATGCGTGCTGACACCTGTGTCGAAGGGCTCTTACGAAGAAGCTCTGGCCGCTGGTATCGCTGCTTTCCGCTCGCACGATCAGCCCAACATTCTGCAGGTGTTTGATGCCGGTTCTGCGACGATAATCAACGCCAAGGGTGCGACCATTCCGGCGGAAGATCTGCTGTTGAAGGCTGGTTACAAGTTTGACCGCAGTGCCTTCATCGAAGGTGTGCGTTACTTCTACGCCGATAAGACCGGCAAGTTTGTCGGCATGCCGTTCAACTCCTCGGCGCCAATTCTCTATATCAACACCGAAGCCCTGAAAAAGGCTGGCGTTGAAGCACCGAAGACCTGGGAAGAGTTTGAAGCCATTGCACCAAAGCTGAAGGCTGCCGGTTATATTCCGCTGGTTCAGTCGCAGTTGACCTGGGAATTCACCGAGAACTTCTTCTCGCGCAACAACATCCAGTTCGCCTCCAACAACAATGGTTATGACGGTCTGGCTGGCACCACCATCAATGTCACCGATCCAAACCACGTGATGATGTATGACAAGTTGAAGGCCTGGAAGGACGAAGGTTACTTCGCCTATTACGGCGCAGGCTGGAACGACAACCAGAAGCCTTTTGAAGAGGGCAAGGTTGCGCTCTGGGTCGGCTCTTCCGGCTCGTTCGGCGGCTTGCAGAAGACCGCTTCCATGCCGTTTTCGGCAACCTTCCTGCCCTATTGGGGCTCCATCAAGGGTGCAGGCGTACATAGCTTCATTGGCGGTGCTGCCCTTTATGCCATGTCTGGCAAGACGGAAGCTGAAAATAAGTGCACCGCCGCTTTCTTCAACTTCCTGACTCAGCCTGACATCCAGAAATTCTACCATCAGGCCACCGGTTATGTTGCCATCACCACGGCGGCTTACGAACTGGCCAAGAAGGAAGGCTATTACGAAAAGGCTCCTGTTGCCGAAGTGGGCATCAAGCAGTTGCAGCTTCCCGGCGGCGAGTGGGACAAGGGCTATCGCCTCGGCTTCTACCCGCAGATCCGCTCGGTGATGGAGCGCGAATACAACAAGATCTTCTCAGGTGAAACCACGCCAAAGGCTGCGATGGAAACCATCAAGAAGGAAGCTGACGAAATCCTGGCACGCTTTGCCAAGACCGCAGGCTGA
- a CDS encoding sn-glycerol-3-phosphate import ATP-binding protein UgpC, whose amino-acid sequence MASIDINQVSKIYDGGVRAVNSVDIQINDGEFIVLVGPSGCGKSTLLRMVAGLESISEGVVRIGDRAVNQVEPADRDIAMVFQNYALYPHMTVRQNLAYGLKNRKTPKDEIEARVAEAARMLELQPYLDRKPKALSGGQRQRVAMGRAIVRKPAVFLFDEPLSNLDAKLRVSMRVEIRKLQRRLGTTSIYVTHDQLEAMTLADRLVVLNGGRIEQIGTPLEVYHAPASTFVASFIGSPAMNLITGRLDGNRLSLWPVSFTFEGETDYRGEVTIGLRAEDLTVAAPGQPYVPFRVDYVEELGAVRLVHGFVGDQALCASLPVSTVLSNEMRLGVDPEKFHFFDREGRRLALPFATAQMTFGAQAETVEA is encoded by the coding sequence ATGGCTTCCATCGATATCAATCAGGTCTCCAAGATCTATGACGGCGGTGTGCGTGCTGTGAACAGCGTGGACATCCAGATCAACGACGGCGAATTCATCGTGCTGGTCGGCCCCTCCGGCTGCGGCAAATCCACGCTTTTGCGCATGGTGGCCGGGCTGGAAAGCATTTCAGAAGGCGTGGTGCGCATTGGTGATCGCGCCGTTAATCAGGTTGAACCGGCAGACCGCGACATCGCCATGGTGTTCCAGAATTACGCGCTCTACCCGCATATGACGGTGCGGCAGAACCTGGCCTATGGCCTGAAAAACCGCAAAACCCCTAAGGACGAGATTGAGGCCCGCGTGGCCGAGGCCGCCCGGATGCTGGAACTGCAACCCTATCTGGACCGCAAGCCCAAGGCACTGTCCGGTGGCCAGCGCCAGCGCGTTGCCATGGGCCGTGCCATCGTGCGCAAGCCCGCCGTTTTCCTGTTCGACGAGCCGCTGTCCAATCTCGATGCCAAGCTGCGCGTCTCCATGCGCGTCGAGATCCGCAAGCTCCAACGCCGGCTTGGCACGACATCGATCTATGTCACGCACGACCAGTTGGAAGCGATGACGCTGGCCGACCGGCTGGTGGTGCTGAACGGTGGCCGGATCGAGCAGATCGGTACGCCGCTTGAAGTTTATCACGCTCCTGCCTCGACCTTTGTCGCCAGCTTCATCGGCTCGCCAGCCATGAACCTGATCACCGGCCGCCTGGACGGCAATCGTCTGTCGCTTTGGCCGGTCAGCTTCACCTTTGAGGGCGAGACCGATTATCGCGGCGAAGTGACGATCGGCCTTCGTGCCGAGGATCTGACAGTGGCAGCCCCTGGCCAGCCCTATGTGCCGTTCCGGGTCGATTATGTGGAAGAATTGGGTGCTGTCCGCCTCGTACATGGTTTTGTCGGCGATCAGGCTCTTTGCGCCTCGCTGCCGGTTTCGACGGTGCTGTCGAACGAGATGCGGCTGGGGGTCGATCCAGAGAAATTCCATTTCTTCGACCGGGAAGGCCGTCGCCTTGCTCTGCCCTTTGCCACCGCACAGATGACCTTCGGGGCTCAGGCTGAGACGGTAGAGGCCTGA
- the ugpE gene encoding sn-glycerol-3-phosphate ABC transporter permease UgpE, with translation MYKTKLFDHVILLLGVLVMLGPLVVAFTTSSHTAAEIHQKGLMLSMGGHLGETYNKVLFAQTGFNGKVTGLSMLLNSLILGLGFAIGKIVLSMMAAYAIVYFRFRFATLAFWIIFTTLLLPLEVRIMPSYKVASDLGLLNSYTGLILPLLASATGTFFFRQFFKSVPEELLEAARIDGAGPFKFLIDILIPLSRTMIAAVFIIMFVYGWNQYLWPMLMTTDESFYTLMRGIKQILQVWVGAQIPDYNEAFAMAVLAMLPPVIIVVVFQSWFIKGLTETDK, from the coding sequence ATGTATAAAACCAAACTCTTCGACCATGTGATCTTGCTGCTCGGTGTTCTTGTGATGCTCGGCCCGCTGGTTGTGGCCTTCACCACCTCATCGCATACGGCAGCCGAAATCCACCAAAAGGGCCTGATGCTCTCCATGGGCGGACATCTTGGCGAGACCTATAACAAGGTGCTGTTTGCCCAGACCGGCTTTAACGGCAAGGTCACGGGTCTCAGCATGCTGCTCAATTCGCTGATCCTCGGCCTTGGCTTTGCCATCGGCAAAATCGTGCTGTCGATGATGGCAGCCTATGCGATTGTCTATTTCCGCTTCCGCTTTGCCACGCTGGCCTTCTGGATCATCTTCACCACGCTGCTGTTGCCGCTGGAAGTGCGCATTATGCCTTCTTACAAGGTGGCGAGTGATCTGGGGCTTTTGAATTCCTATACCGGTCTGATCCTGCCGCTGCTGGCCTCTGCCACCGGCACTTTCTTTTTCCGGCAATTCTTTAAATCCGTGCCGGAAGAGTTGCTGGAAGCGGCCCGTATCGACGGTGCCGGTCCGTTCAAGTTCCTGATTGATATTTTGATCCCGCTGTCGCGCACGATGATTGCGGCGGTGTTCATCATCATGTTCGTCTACGGCTGGAACCAGTATCTCTGGCCCATGCTAATGACCACGGACGAGAGCTTTTACACGCTGATGCGCGGTATCAAGCAGATCCTTCAGGTCTGGGTGGGCGCACAAATTCCCGATTATAACGAAGCCTTTGCCATGGCCGTGCTCGCTATGCTGCCCCCTGTCATCATCGTGGTGGTGTTCCAGAGCTGGTTCATCAAGGGCCTCACCGAAACCGACAAGTAA
- a CDS encoding histidine phosphatase family protein — MFAVYITHPQVRIDPDVPVPQWGLSDLGQERTRRTATAAWVRQLGRIVSSTETKAVETAAILAGPANIDVEQIETMHENDRFATGFLTPPEFEKAADWFFAHPEESFCGWERAIDAQSRIVGAIQDVLGQHDPTVPIAFIGHGGVGTLLKCHLQGQPIRRSGDQPPGGGNLFCFTLADLTVTCDWTAMEIWQGDR, encoded by the coding sequence ATGTTCGCCGTCTACATCACCCATCCGCAGGTCCGGATCGACCCCGACGTGCCGGTGCCTCAATGGGGACTGTCTGACCTGGGGCAGGAGCGGACCCGCAGGACGGCGACAGCCGCGTGGGTGCGCCAGCTTGGCCGCATCGTCAGCAGCACCGAGACCAAGGCTGTGGAAACAGCGGCGATCCTGGCGGGCCCGGCCAATATTGATGTCGAACAGATCGAGACCATGCATGAAAACGACCGTTTCGCGACTGGCTTTCTGACCCCGCCGGAATTTGAAAAGGCAGCGGACTGGTTTTTTGCCCATCCTGAGGAGAGTTTTTGCGGCTGGGAGCGGGCCATCGATGCGCAATCCCGGATCGTCGGGGCGATCCAGGATGTTCTTGGCCAGCACGATCCGACTGTTCCCATCGCCTTCATCGGTCATGGCGGCGTCGGAACCCTGCTGAAATGCCATCTGCAAGGCCAGCCGATCCGCCGAAGCGGCGATCAGCCGCCGGGCGGCGGCAATCTCTTCTGCTTCACTCTTGCGGATCTGACCGTCACATGCGACTGGACCGCCATGGAAATCTGGCAGGGAGATCGTTGA
- a CDS encoding ABC transporter permease subunit, whose protein sequence is MKRVQFNSRFLPYVFLAPQLCIVAIFFYWPAVQAIQSSFYIEDPFGFGSTFVGLANYIDMFNSSEYRKIALFTLCFSVVVTFLVLSIGTVLAVKADAVIRGQSAYKTLLIVVYAIAPPVAGLIGMMFFDQHIGPFVKFVALFGWDMKVGLNYFDTAFAMVTIAVWNQIPYNFIFILSGLQGIPASVREAATLDCRSGTRRFWTVTMPLLTPTAFFLLVVNMTYSLFDTFGVIDVIVKDKPADNPITLVYKVYTDGFRGNDIGSSSAQSVILMVVVLVLTMIQFRFIERRVHYG, encoded by the coding sequence ATGAAGCGCGTTCAGTTCAACTCGCGATTTCTGCCTTATGTCTTTTTGGCTCCGCAATTGTGCATTGTGGCGATCTTCTTCTATTGGCCGGCGGTGCAGGCCATCCAGTCGTCCTTCTATATTGAGGACCCGTTCGGCTTTGGCTCAACCTTCGTAGGGCTGGCCAATTATATCGATATGTTCAACTCGTCTGAATATCGCAAAATCGCGCTGTTTACGCTGTGCTTCAGCGTGGTGGTGACGTTTTTGGTGCTGTCCATCGGAACCGTGCTCGCCGTGAAGGCTGATGCTGTGATCCGCGGACAATCGGCCTACAAGACCCTGCTGATCGTTGTCTACGCCATCGCGCCGCCTGTGGCTGGCCTGATCGGCATGATGTTCTTTGATCAGCACATCGGTCCCTTCGTGAAATTCGTCGCCCTGTTTGGCTGGGACATGAAGGTGGGTCTGAACTATTTTGACACCGCCTTTGCCATGGTGACAATCGCGGTCTGGAACCAGATTCCCTACAATTTCATCTTCATTCTCTCAGGCCTTCAGGGCATTCCGGCCTCGGTGCGCGAAGCCGCCACGCTGGATTGCCGCTCCGGCACGCGCCGGTTCTGGACCGTGACCATGCCGCTTTTGACGCCGACCGCGTTTTTCCTGCTGGTGGTCAACATGACCTATTCGCTGTTCGATACGTTTGGTGTGATCGACGTGATCGTCAAGGATAAGCCCGCCGATAACCCGATCACCTTGGTTTACAAGGTTTATACCGATGGCTTCCGGGGCAATGACATCGGCTCTTCTTCCGCGCAGTCGGTGATCCTGATGGTCGTCGTGCTGGTTTTGACAATGATCCAGTTCCGCTTCATCGAGCGGCGCGTCCATTACGGTTGA
- a CDS encoding cupin domain-containing protein produces the protein MPVKLLFAAMAGAAMALPRFRAEDTPPLVAANADHLSLQPAPINPDWILEGDPQARLANHSQSPDEASSTAVWDCTAGSFRWYFGWDETVVIQEGEVHVTAQDGTERLLKTGDIAYFKGGTWATWRIETYVRKIAFLRKPFPEPIATLYRLRNALRSGSRAPI, from the coding sequence ATGCCAGTCAAGCTTTTGTTTGCAGCCATGGCCGGGGCCGCCATGGCTTTGCCACGGTTTAGAGCGGAAGACACACCACCGCTGGTGGCCGCCAATGCCGATCATTTGAGCCTGCAACCAGCGCCAATCAATCCGGACTGGATTCTTGAGGGCGATCCGCAGGCCCGGCTGGCCAATCACTCGCAAAGCCCTGATGAAGCAAGCTCGACAGCTGTCTGGGATTGCACCGCTGGCAGTTTCCGCTGGTATTTCGGCTGGGATGAGACTGTGGTGATCCAGGAGGGCGAAGTGCATGTGACCGCCCAGGATGGCACCGAGCGGTTGCTGAAGACTGGTGATATCGCCTATTTCAAGGGCGGGACCTGGGCCACCTGGCGCATTGAGACCTATGTGCGCAAGATCGCATTTCTGCGTAAACCTTTTCCGGAGCCAATCGCGACGCTTTACCGGCTTCGAAATGCCCTGCGGAGCGGATCACGCGCGCCGATTTGA
- the gshB gene encoding glutathione synthase, with translation MAQIRNVAVQMDHVSSINISGDSTFAMSLEAQARGYKLFHYTPDRLTMRDGRVYATVEPMELRDVKGDHFTLGSPERVDLSTMDVVLLRQDPPFDMAYITATHMLERIHPKTLVVNDPAWVRNSPEKIFVTEYADLMPPTLITRDPAEIAAFRAEQGDIILKPLYGNGGAGVFHSTRDDRNFSSLMEMFGQMFREPFIAQGYLPAVRKGDKRIILVDGEPVGAINRVPAEHDARSNMHAGGKPEPTELTTREREICARIGPALRERGFLLVGIDVIGDYMTEINVTSPTGIREVKNFGGADIASLLWNAIEKKRS, from the coding sequence ATGGCCCAGATCCGCAATGTCGCCGTCCAAATGGACCATGTATCCTCCATCAATATATCAGGGGATTCCACCTTCGCCATGAGCCTGGAGGCTCAGGCCCGGGGCTATAAGCTGTTCCACTATACACCTGATCGGCTGACCATGCGCGATGGCCGCGTCTATGCGACGGTTGAGCCGATGGAACTGCGCGATGTGAAGGGCGATCACTTCACCCTCGGCAGCCCGGAGCGCGTCGATTTGTCCACCATGGATGTGGTGCTGCTGCGCCAGGACCCGCCTTTCGACATGGCCTATATCACCGCCACGCATATGCTGGAGCGCATTCATCCGAAGACGCTTGTCGTCAACGATCCGGCCTGGGTGCGCAATTCGCCGGAAAAGATCTTCGTCACCGAATATGCCGACCTGATGCCGCCGACGCTGATCACCCGCGACCCGGCGGAAATTGCCGCTTTCCGGGCCGAACAGGGCGATATCATCCTGAAGCCGCTCTACGGCAATGGCGGGGCAGGGGTGTTCCATTCCACCCGCGATGACCGCAATTTCTCCTCCCTGATGGAAATGTTCGGCCAGATGTTCCGCGAGCCCTTCATCGCCCAGGGCTATCTGCCCGCCGTGCGCAAGGGCGACAAGCGGATCATTCTGGTGGATGGCGAGCCCGTCGGCGCGATTAATCGGGTGCCTGCTGAACATGATGCGCGCTCCAATATGCATGCCGGGGGCAAGCCGGAACCGACGGAACTGACGACGCGCGAACGCGAGATCTGCGCCCGGATCGGGCCTGCCCTGCGCGAACGTGGCTTCCTGCTGGTCGGCATCGATGTGATCGGTGATTATATGACCGAGATCAACGTCACTTCGCCAACCGGTATCCGCGAGGTGAAGAATTTCGGCGGCGCCGATATCGCCAGCCTGCTCTGGAACGCTATCGAGAAAAAGCGGTCCTGA
- a CDS encoding YraN family protein translates to MRADEKKLREKSGAARKRAERRGRWSEYLAAAYLLSKGYRIVALRYKTRSGEIDLIVRRGDLVVLVEVKARATQQSAVDAVSFESQRRIRAAGDLWLCRQPDASRLSIRCDIVAVLPWRWPRHFPGAF, encoded by the coding sequence GTGAGGGCTGACGAAAAAAAGCTGAGGGAAAAATCCGGCGCAGCGCGCAAGCGGGCCGAGCGGCGTGGCCGTTGGTCGGAATATCTGGCGGCGGCCTATCTTCTATCGAAGGGCTATCGGATCGTCGCCCTGCGTTACAAAACCCGCTCAGGCGAAATCGACCTTATCGTTCGACGCGGCGATCTGGTCGTGCTGGTTGAGGTCAAGGCGCGTGCCACGCAACAATCCGCCGTCGATGCGGTGAGTTTTGAGAGCCAGCGCCGCATTCGCGCTGCCGGAGATCTCTGGCTGTGCCGCCAGCCGGATGCCAGCCGCCTGTCGATCCGCTGCGACATTGTTGCGGTACTGCCCTGGCGTTGGCCGAGACATTTTCCGGGTGCTTTTTGA
- the dnaN gene encoding DNA polymerase III subunit beta, whose protein sequence is MRITLERSNLLKSLNHVHRVVERRNTIPILSNVLLRAEGQSLSMKATDLDLEVTEATPANIEQAGATTVPAHLLYEIVRKLSDGAEVLLSTNPDGASMTVASGRSKFSLQCLPEQDFPDLTTGSFSHSFKLKASDLKMLIDRTQFAISTEETRYYLNGIYLHTIEADGKLKLRAVATDGHRLARADVEAPSGSEGMPGIIIPRKTVGELQKLVDNPDLIVALEVSDAKIRFNIGEIVMTSKLIDGTFPDYQRVIPQANDKEMRVDCQTFARAVDRVSTISSERGRAVKLAIGDGHLMLTVNNPDSGSATEEVAVGYESDAMEIGFNAKYLLDITAQLSGEEAIFLLADAGSPTLIRDTAGDDALYVLMPMRV, encoded by the coding sequence ATGCGTATTACTCTTGAACGGTCCAATCTTCTGAAGTCCCTGAACCATGTTCACCGGGTGGTCGAACGGCGCAATACCATTCCGATCCTGTCCAACGTGCTGCTGCGTGCCGAAGGCCAGAGCCTGTCGATGAAGGCCACCGACCTCGACCTGGAAGTGACAGAAGCGACGCCGGCCAATATCGAGCAGGCCGGCGCGACCACGGTTCCCGCGCATCTGCTGTATGAAATCGTCCGCAAATTGTCTGACGGCGCTGAGGTGCTGCTCTCGACCAATCCGGATGGTGCCAGCATGACGGTCGCCTCCGGTCGGTCGAAATTCTCGTTGCAATGCCTGCCGGAGCAGGATTTCCCTGATCTGACCACCGGCAGCTTCAGCCATTCCTTCAAGCTGAAGGCCTCGGACCTGAAAATGCTGATTGATCGCACCCAATTTGCGATCTCGACGGAAGAAACTCGTTATTACCTGAACGGCATTTACCTCCACACGATTGAAGCCGATGGCAAGTTGAAGCTGCGCGCCGTCGCCACCGATGGCCACCGCCTGGCCCGCGCCGACGTGGAAGCGCCGTCCGGTTCGGAAGGCATGCCTGGTATCATCATTCCGCGCAAGACGGTTGGCGAGTTGCAGAAATTGGTCGATAATCCCGATCTGATCGTGGCGCTCGAAGTGTCCGACGCCAAGATCCGCTTCAATATCGGCGAGATCGTCATGACCTCCAAGCTGATCGACGGCACCTTCCCCGATTATCAGCGGGTCATCCCCCAGGCCAATGACAAGGAAATGCGGGTCGATTGCCAGACCTTCGCCCGCGCCGTTGACCGTGTTTCCACCATTTCGTCGGAACGTGGCCGGGCGGTGAAGCTCGCTATCGGCGACGGCCATCTGATGCTGACGGTCAACAACCCGGATTCGGGCAGCGCCACCGAGGAAGTCGCTGTCGGCTACGAGAGCGACGCGATGGAAATCGGCTTCAACGCCAAATATCTGCTCGACATCACCGCGCAACTGTCCGGCGAAGAAGCGATTTTCCTCCTGGCCGATGCCGGATCGCCGACCCTGATCCGCGATACCGCCGGTGACGATGCGCTTTACGTGCTGATGCCGATGCGCGTTTAG